CTGCTGTGGGATCTAGTGGTCACCCTCACCGCATCGTGGCAGAAGATCTTCTCCGGCGATCCCAAGCTGGGCTACTGGACGCAGCACTTCCAGTACCGCGCCGCCGCGGAGGCCGGAAAGACCACGTTCGGCTCGGCCAAGAACGCCGATCAGCTGCACGCGGTCATCCGCAACACCTTCATCCAGGGCACGTTGTCGATCGTGTTCGCGGTCCTGGTGGTCATCGTGGTCCTCGCCGGGGTGATCATGGCGCTGCGGGCCATCCGCGGTGGCGGCCGTGAGCTGACCGAGGACACCCCGGTGGCATCGAAGATCTTCGGACCGTCCAGCCTGATCACCACCTCCGCCGAGAAGGAGGTGCAGAAACAATGGGACGCGCTACCCGCGCAGCACGCCAAATCCGTTGGTACGTCGGCGCATTGATGGGCGACAGTCACTACCGCCGTTACGTCGAGCACCACGCCCGCACCCACCCGGGTGAGCCTGTGCTCAGCGAGGCACAGTACTGGCGCAAGCGGCACAGCGACGCTGACGCCAACCCGAGCGCCCGCTGCT
This is a stretch of genomic DNA from Mycobacterium sp. ELW1. It encodes these proteins:
- a CDS encoding YbdD/YjiX family protein; the protein is MGRATRAARQIRWYVGALMGDSHYRRYVEHHARTHPGEPVLSEAQYWRKRHSDADANPSARCC